In Octopus bimaculoides isolate UCB-OBI-ISO-001 chromosome 26, ASM119413v2, whole genome shotgun sequence, the following are encoded in one genomic region:
- the LOC106868958 gene encoding uncharacterized protein LOC106868958, which produces MAIWDLEGTEAVSASSTIHLEGDMTRFQRMSSVDSFNQRSHPNEMLTGLRYFEREKIATLTKDSKEAFSWGAVDYNAFAKCLLILCSQIKEILKSEPRLLSLKSPTYILGDIHGNYRDLVSFEKSLWRMGPLLTPASFLFLGDYVDRGEHGIEVVSYLFAQKLLSPNKFYLLRGNHETRSIQEVFSFKLECLTKFGTSVGEKIWAAINECFDCMPLSAVIDGKIFCTHGGIPSPVHGNGKMEIINSIPVPLPNPEEESPLAWELMWNDPIGLDQITPEMLQSLKENQGFSRNVRRGTAHVFSCSALKAFLHRNNLSHVIRAHEVQQVGFQVQQEGKLLTVFSSSRYCGGSNEAACVLADNSKLRLIRLDTS; this is translated from the exons ATGGCAATCTGGGATTTAGAAG GGACAGAAGCTGTGAGTGCCTCATCTACAATCCATTTAGAAGGGGACATGACGAGGTTCCAGAGAATGTCTTCAGTTGATTCTTTCAATCAG CGTTCACACCCCAATGAGATGCTCACTGGTCTGCGAtattttgaaagagagaaaattgctACACTCACCAAAGACAGTAAG GAGGCCTTTTCGTGGGGCGCCGTCGACTACAACGCCTTCGCCAAGTGTTTACTCATCCTTTGCTCCCAGATAAAAGAAATTCTTAAGAGTGAGCCAAGGCTTCTATCTTTAAAGTCACCCACCTACATCCTAG gAGATATCCATGGCAACTACAGGGACTTAGTGTCCTTTGAGAAGTCCTTGTGGCGTATGGGCCCACTTTTGACACCAGCTTCTTTCTTGTTCCTTGGAGACTATGTGGACAGAGGAGAACATGGCATTGAG GTCGTGTCGTACTTATTTGCTCAGAAACTCCTCTCTCCAAATAAATTCTATCTACTTCGAGGCAACCATGAAACTCGTAGCATCCAGGAGGTTTTCAGCTTCAAACT TGAGTGTCTTACCAAATTTGGTACTTCTGTTGGAGAAAAGATCTGGGCAGCAATTAATGAATGCTTTGATTGTATGCCGCTGTCTGCTGTCATTGATGGAAAG ATCTTCTGCACCCATGGTGGGATCCCAAGTCCTGTCCATGGCAACGGCAAAATGGAGATCATCAACAGCATTCCTGTGCCCTTGCCCAACCCTGAAGAGGAAAGCCCTCTCGCCTGGGAACTCATGTGGAACGATCCAATCGG ACTGGACCAAATCACACCGGAAATGCTGCAAAGCCTGAAAGAAAATCAAGGATTTTCTCGAAACGTTCGCCGAGGAACGGCTCATGTCTTCAGCTGTTCGGCACTAAAGGCTTTTCTCCACCGGAACAACTTGTCACACGTTATCAGAGCTCATGAAGTGCAACAAGTTGGATTTCAG GTGCAACAGGAGGGGAAGCTGTTGACTGTGTTTTCTTCATCAAGATATTGTGGTGGTTCCAACGAAGCCGCCTGTGTCTTGGCAGATAATTCTAAATTAAGACTAATTCGACTGGACACCAGCTGA